CCAATCTGTAATCGGATTCTCACGAATTTATCACACAGACAGGTATAAGACAGGTATAGAGAAtcaagagttttttttttttagtcaatGTTTACCCGAGATCCCAAAGATCAGCGTTGATTTTGCtcctaacttttttcaataccattaataataaatagccAGCTTAATCGATAAAGATTGCAATTGATTTGCGGATGAAATATTATGATGCAAAACtgaaattaacttaaatatcaACGAATCAATTAAGTtactcattaattttaaaaaatccgccgtaaaaaattaattttaaaaaaactataaaatttgtagTGTATTCCATGTTTGCAAGAAATAATGATAAGTAACAATTATAactacacatattttattttcatcatCTTTATCGTGCACAGGCGACAGATATCCGACAAGCCAATCTATCCGGGAATCTTGGAGGAAATCTTCCTTCAGGAAAAAAACACACTTACCGCTACCATCTCCGTGGGCGAGAATTCCCTCTCGATCGTAGTTTCCTTTTCGCCCTTTTGCACCTGCACAAGTTTGTTACCCTCCAGAGTGCAGACGCTCTTCACCTTTCTACCGTCCGGGGTCTCCTCGTCGAACTCCTCGCCaagtttgaattttatttcgctGTTTTTGAAGGGGCTGGTCGTCTTCAGGGTGTACAGACCGTCATTCTCCGTCAGCTCGACGACGGGGCTGACGCTGCTGCCCATTTTACGCGTCACGATGCCCACGCCTGAAAGAAGGCGTAAGCTGCTTTAAAGTCGTATACGCTTTTTATCGTCAAGCCCTATATGAAATTCTAATCGACCGGATGTATTTATATCATGCGGATGATTCGTCTCTCCGCGTTTATTAATTGCTGCTACTTCTCTCGGCGAAAATGCCTCGCGATCTAATTGCGAGctatccttaaaaaaaaaatgtataaaaacttttttcttatactCGTAAATTTGCAAGTTGCCACTTAAGTTCTATTAAAGATACACAAGCTAATATTAAAGATACACAAGAGATTAGACATATGAACATACGAGCAAGATAAAATCGTAATTAGTGAGGAGTGTGCACTATGGTGTGTCAGACTCGATTGGTATAAccctttttaaattatgtatctaTCTAGATCACTTCAAGTTAGatggaaaataaatattttatctgccGGCACATTTGAAGTTTATTTTCAAGCAAGTTGTTTCCTATCGTATCAGAATCCTCAACATTCCCCCGGAAAAATCGATTCTCccctgtttataaaaaattcatacgCGAAAGTACACATGAAAAAGAAAGGGTTTTACTCGAGTACAAATTTAACCGAATGCAGATCTGAAAACAATttcattcaaataattatataagccacttacatcttttttttttcatttattacgctcgagtataatttttatcattattctgACAATCTAACTAAATTGTTTTCGAATctgtaattgaattttttaaatacttcagCAAAACTTTTGTTTCCGCGTGAAGGTTCATCAGACAGCTGTCGATCAGAAAGCGATtattttcggaaaaaaaaataattatgtgcaTCTCGTCTCACCTAAAGCTTTCATGTATTCGTCGAATTTTTCGCTCAACTGGAGCTTATAACGCTTGCCCAGGATACCGGTTAGTAGTGCGGACGACATGGTTCGATCTTTCACCGACGACTGCGTGAACGGGACTGAATAACGGCCCGGCCGGTTTGCATGCGCTATGCCTCGCTTCTGCCGATTGATTAGACTTTATATCGTAGGTAGGACGAAGCGCTTTATCGCGGAGCGTATGTATATCCGCGTTGGAAACCGCGACAAGAGAAGTAAACTTTGAAGTTTGACCTACCCATTTGCGTTATTTATAGATTCGCGAATTATCATCCCGGTATGACATCATGTTGCCGTTACGAATAAACGCGACATGTGGGTCGGCGCCTCAACCAACGGCGAGATAAAAAGTAGCGACTACTCCAAGTTAGAAATCTTTTTACAGtaacgtgtttttttttttttttttttcaactagGACAGTAGTTTAGCGTTCGAATCTCGATTTACTCCGCGACTCAGTAGCTTTCGAAAGCAATCGATCGCTGCTATAAATCGAGGTTTATCCATGAAACGGCGTGACAGCCGATTTGTCATTCGGGAGCGATTACGTGAACGCTCATTTGGTTAACAAATCCATGACTTACAATAGTCACGATTACTTTATTCCGGGGGGCCATTGAGAGGGTGATTACCTGCGAGGAAACAATTGTTATTCGATTATAAGCCGGCTCGATTGAGTCTtatgataatgatgataatgattACTCGCCATCGCGCTTGACGACAAACGAACGTTCTTTCGACctcgaaaggaaaaaaaaaacccgaaGATATATTCTTATCTTGTCGCCGCCAGGTGATAACGAAGTTACAAGTTTGCGTTTGAGTCACGCAAGTGTGTCCGCTTATCGATCTCAGCGTCGCTAAGACAGCGGCGATTCTCGGGAGAGTGTGACAGACGccgcaaacttttttttttccgcgcgCGAAAGACGGTCGCGCGTCTAGACTCGCCtctcttatttaatttccGGCAGACCGTCGCTCTCCCGCCGAGGATTACCGTAACGACGACGCTTCGGGCGAGGAAGTGGGAGGGatggagggaggggaggggaacCCGTTGATCCATCAGTCGACGGGTTCTACTTTTATtcgaggggaaaaaaaaagaaaaaaaaacatgcaatGGAAATTACATGTGACATTATCTTTAGTTTTATCTggaatttaaatcaataaacaTCAGATAAAGCAGATAAAGCTATTGGTCTCGATAAGAgtaattaaaaaggaaaaaaataaaaaataaaaatacaagtgTTTGTGCGTCCAAAGGTGCTTCTGCTTCCACGAACGGATTTAACGCGATTTTCGATTTGCTTATAAAAAAACACGACGCTCGACCGACACAGGCCGTAGTCTCGAAATTTCGTATACCGCGCCGGACGCGCACGCCCGCGTGATTCGACTGAcaattatagaatttattaatcgcgttgataaattaattcaagtgTTAAATTAGACCGCAATCAGACGGTCCGCGGCACACGGCGGTCGGAATTAAGATCGAGGTCAGGTCGTTGCACGGAGGTGAGGGGGCGTAATTTAacgtattaaaattgattaacatCCCGGGCTCCTCATTGATATCTCGCTGATGCACAAACGAGTTTAGCGGCTAATTAACCGATTAACCCTTGGCGAAGTTGATGTACGATAGGCACAGGCTACATCGAATTTACATTAGATTCACAAATTATGTACAAGCTGCCGAATCGAGAGGTTCCCttctatatattgtaaatatcgGTATTATTCTCTATTCTTGTTTTTGTTTCTCGCTTTTCGCAAAAGTTCCGTGAATGAGCGAGGAGCTCCTCCCGGTGTTTGCCCGCGGCTCTTCACACGCACCTTCCGCATATATTAGTCACGTGCGCGTATTTGTTCACGTTCCGTGCACGCACATGAAATTACCGTTGACGCCGGTCCCGGCCACGCGAGCACGGAACGCACAAACGAAGTTAACGACAGATCTCACGACGATAATAACACAGTTCGCCCGTAATGCGTGTAATCGACGTTTTGTAAGAGAGGCAATTTACACGGCACTGCCCGATACATTGCCCGATTCCTTTTGCGTTCTATGGACTCGTCAATGTCTTACCGTGTAGCGTCCCTAACgatttttcaattatcttCCCTACAATCTGGTAGTAGTAATGGGTTGGAGATTCATTAAAGATTTATGCTGCCAGTGTGCTGAATGAGATTGTCCAGAGCGATTTTTCACAACAATGTATAACTTGTAAGAACTGACAAACATGAAGagaatgtttataattttaagcgCCGCGTAAAGACACTAATCTACAATATATATGCTCTTTGCTTTCTGTTTCTCGCTTTTTGcctactctttttttttattcgtgcactattttattaataatcgtgTTTCTTGCCTGGAGTTCATCAACTTTTATCTTGTTAGTTTCAATAAAACACTGCGAAGAAACAAAAGACAGAAAGCAGAGGGcacattattacatttgaaaaatgagGAATGCTTGGAGTAACtaaaggtttgttttttattcctgcactgctgcaccaGTTAGTGCAATAAATTAGaacgagaaaaaatatatttgtcttattctaacttattgcaccagtgcagcagtgcaggaataaaaaacaaacctaagAACTGAATGCCTTCCGTATTTTTGTAGGTATTTTGCCTGGTACttactgtataaaaaatatatgtactgATAATTGTGAAAATGacctaattaatttaagaccattcttattatttagaCCACTCataattattgcatatatattatataaataatatacatattttaaagtgcatacgtataaaaatatattatgacaaTTCGACGTGAATTATACATCGAAAAGCGagctaatataaatattattccttgTCAGTTAGAGCAGTACGGTTGTTTTCTTCTGAAATTTCAGTCATGAATAGAACTGCGCAATCTTATCGTATTTAACGTAATGAGGCATTCGCGGTTAATATAACTAAACATAGAATGATATAATCCAAGGCCTTCGGGAAACTGCAGTAGAAAAATGACAAAGGAAGAAACTTGTTAAATATTGCGCAACATTTGATATTCGTCTGTACCGGCAAAAAAGTAATCCGCGAAAGAAACTAAATTGCATGACATGGCGAAAAAGTTTTAGCAGAAATGTAATTCTTAATAATgacctcttctctctctttctctgctgAGAACGTTCAACGATACGTATAGGTCAGGTAAAAATTCTTGAGCGAGTCGAGTCGATTTTGAATCTAAACAGTTTCTATAATCGAtcgcaataatattatttcggGAGAATAATTGCTTGAATAACTTGTGTCGTGCGTCAAGCTTTTCGCAGTCTAAATTAACATTTCCGATGCACTTTGAACGGTCGAAACGGTGCCAAGAGCGATGTTCGATGTTTACGTACCAAGCGCGATCATGAACTCGTCGAAATTCTTGCTGCTGTAGAGCTTGTAACGCTTTCCGAGGAACTCGCTCGACATGGTGGTGAGATCAGGCGAAGACACGTGGAGAACGAAGAGGAAAGAGATATTAGGGGATCAGCGGCGACGGAACGTTAGTCGATACAAGTCGGAAGACCACTGAACCACCTCCTGGTTGAACGGCACGATTACGAGAACCGAACTGAACGTCGGCATGAAGAGCGTTGAGCGCGAAAACTCGCCTCCCCGGGCCGTTCATCTATCTGCCTCTCTCCTTCCCGAACTCTCTTCtccctttctatctttatctttCCTTCCTCGTCCCACACCCGCTGCGCCGCAACTTGTCGCTCGCTTGTTCCGCTATCGACATAGACGTCGGGGGTCGCGCTCCCTCTCACTAGACTTCTTCCTTCTCCCTGCGCGGAGCCGCCCTTTTCCCccctttctccctccctcGTCTATTAACCAGCTCCGTCTCTCTTAGCCCCTCGTTCTCTCTTCCATTTCGGTCCTTCCGCCCTCCCAACGAGCGAAACGTTCTCTCTCCCGCTTGAAGTGCTTCCCTCTCCGCGAAATTTATTCGCAGCTGAG
This genomic window from Monomorium pharaonis isolate MP-MQ-018 chromosome 8, ASM1337386v2, whole genome shotgun sequence contains:
- the LOC105838103 gene encoding fatty acid-binding protein, muscle isoform X2 is translated as MSSEFLGKRYKLYSSKNFDEFMIALGVGIVTRKMGSSVSPVVELTENDGLYTLKTTSPFKNSEIKFKLGEEFDEETPDGRKVKSVCTLEGNKLVQVQKGEKETTIEREFSPTEMVATMKVDDIVCTRVYKLHE
- the LOC105838103 gene encoding probable fatty acid-binding protein isoform X1, encoding MSSALLTGILGKRYKLQLSEKFDEYMKALGVGIVTRKMGSSVSPVVELTENDGLYTLKTTSPFKNSEIKFKLGEEFDEETPDGRKVKSVCTLEGNKLVQVQKGEKETTIEREFSPTEMVATMKVDDIVCTRVYKLHE